The following proteins come from a genomic window of Nostoc sp. ATCC 53789:
- a CDS encoding NAD(P)H-quinone oxidoreductase subunit L: protein MIVALLYLILAGAYLLVIPIAVLFYLKQRWYVASSIERLLMYFLVFFFFPGLLVLSPFANFRPQRRQVQV from the coding sequence ATGATTGTCGCCCTGCTATATCTGATTTTGGCTGGAGCTTACCTTCTGGTAATCCCCATTGCTGTATTGTTCTACTTGAAGCAGCGTTGGTATGTAGCTAGCTCCATCGAGCGTTTGTTGATGTACTTTTTGGTGTTTTTCTTTTTTCCAGGTTTGTTGGTTCTATCGCCGTTTGCAAATTTCCGACCCCAACGGCGACAAGTTCAAGTTTAA